One Streptomyces sp. NBC_00554 DNA segment encodes these proteins:
- a CDS encoding RNA polymerase sigma factor RpoD/SigA, with the protein MATRAVARRKSASGETSDRARSVRVVGGEIADRDLVGMYLDEIARTPLLDAAKEVELSQTIEAGVFARQILDGGEHAKADASREELEALVAESERAKDVFIRSNLRLVVAVARRYPRSGLPLLDLIQEGNAGLVRAVEKFDYRKGFKFSTYATWWIRQAITRSIADQSRTIRLPVHLVEELGRIRRVQREFNRKNGREPEHAEIAAELDTTEARVGDVLDWARDPVSLNMAVDDNGDTQFGDLLEDTSAVSPEQSVMTLLRSEELDDLIGRLDQRTASIIKMRYGIEDGRERTLTEVGKEHGLTRERIRQIEKHALLELKKLARDTGFDAAA; encoded by the coding sequence ATGGCAACCCGTGCCGTCGCCCGTCGTAAGTCCGCCTCCGGCGAGACCAGCGACCGCGCACGCAGTGTTCGCGTCGTAGGCGGCGAGATCGCCGACCGCGACCTGGTCGGCATGTACCTCGACGAGATCGCGCGTACACCGCTGCTCGACGCCGCCAAGGAAGTCGAGCTGTCCCAGACCATTGAGGCGGGTGTGTTCGCACGGCAGATCCTCGATGGCGGGGAGCATGCCAAGGCGGACGCGTCCCGCGAGGAGCTGGAGGCGCTGGTCGCCGAGAGCGAGCGGGCCAAGGACGTCTTCATCCGCTCGAACCTGCGCCTTGTCGTCGCCGTGGCCCGGCGCTATCCGCGCAGCGGCCTGCCCCTGCTCGACCTGATCCAGGAGGGCAACGCGGGCCTGGTGCGCGCGGTCGAGAAGTTCGACTACCGCAAGGGCTTCAAGTTCTCGACGTACGCCACCTGGTGGATCCGTCAGGCCATCACCCGTTCCATCGCGGACCAGTCCCGCACGATCCGCCTCCCCGTCCACCTGGTCGAGGAACTGGGCCGGATCCGGCGCGTGCAGCGCGAGTTCAACCGCAAGAACGGGCGGGAGCCCGAGCACGCGGAGATCGCCGCCGAGCTGGACACGACCGAGGCGCGCGTCGGCGACGTCCTGGACTGGGCCCGCGACCCGGTCTCGCTGAACATGGCGGTGGACGACAACGGAGACACCCAGTTCGGTGACCTCCTCGAAGACACCTCCGCGGTCTCTCCCGAGCAGTCGGTGATGACGCTGCTGCGCAGCGAGGAGCTGGACGACCTGATCGGCCGCCTCGACCAGCGCACGGCCTCCATCATCAAGATGCGGTACGGCATAGAGGACGGCCGGGAGCGCACGCTCACCGAGGTCGGCAAGGAGCACGGCCTCACGCGCGAGCGCATCCGCCAGATCGAGAAGCACGCGCTCCTCGAACTGAAGAAGCTGGCACGTGACACCGGGTTCGACGCGGCGGCGTGA
- a CDS encoding TetR family transcriptional regulator, with protein sequence MEIARAAAGLFMRHGLRATRAEDIARAAGIAPRTFYRYFASKEESLGPLFAAGSQRWAEMVRDAPAHLTVPEALHHAVVQTLTPGVGVRQESLQWVRSLLRLAEESPALLRVWGEACHTAERTLAEVLAARMPGAEVQTAGAPESGDRAPGGHPLPYLELSPELRLSAAVASAAVRVAVEAWAAGDAPATGPAGPVALALRNLGSLRDFPWHAEQATN encoded by the coding sequence ATGGAGATCGCCCGGGCCGCCGCCGGGCTCTTCATGCGCCACGGCCTGCGCGCCACCCGCGCCGAGGACATCGCCCGCGCCGCCGGCATCGCCCCGCGCACCTTCTACCGCTACTTCGCGAGCAAGGAGGAGTCCCTCGGCCCCCTCTTCGCCGCCGGTTCCCAGAGATGGGCCGAGATGGTCCGCGACGCCCCGGCCCACCTGACCGTTCCCGAGGCCCTCCACCACGCCGTCGTCCAGACGCTGACGCCCGGCGTCGGGGTGCGCCAGGAGTCCCTGCAGTGGGTCCGCTCCCTGCTCCGGCTGGCCGAGGAGAGCCCGGCCCTGCTGAGGGTGTGGGGCGAGGCCTGCCATACGGCGGAGCGGACGCTGGCGGAGGTGCTGGCGGCGCGGATGCCCGGGGCGGAGGTTCAGACCGCCGGGGCGCCAGAGTCCGGCGACCGGGCGCCTGGCGGCCACCCGCTGCCATACCTCGAGCTGTCCCCCGAGCTCCGTCTCAGCGCCGCCGTGGCCAGCGCGGCGGTGCGCGTCGCGGTGGAGGCATGGGCCGCCGGCGACGCCCCGGCGACCGGACCGGCCGGGCCCGTCGCGCTCGCGCTGCGCAATCTCGGGTCCCTTCGCGACTTTCCGTGGCACGCCGAGCAAGCGACGAACTGA
- a CDS encoding helix-turn-helix transcriptional regulator: MTTDTPARLLQLLSLLQTPREWPGGELSERLGVSRRTVRRDIDRLRELGYPVQATKGSDGGYRLVAGKAMPPLVLDDEEAVAIAVGLRAGAGHAVEGIEEASVRALAKLEQVLPSRLRHRVSTLQAATTPLTSGDGASIAPETLTVMASTVAGRERLRFAYRAKDGTPSRRLTEPYRLVSTGRRWYLVAYDLDREDWRTFRVDRVAEPFATGARFAPRELPTGSAAEYLRQSMYRRQVTYDFDVTFAAPAAFVAARLPPSLGTPEPIDDHSCRLRSSAGDAVEWLAVRLATVDCEFTVREPAELVVCIRELGARLTRGAGGAA; encoded by the coding sequence ATGACTACGGATACGCCGGCCCGGCTGCTCCAGCTCCTCTCCCTGCTTCAGACGCCCCGCGAGTGGCCCGGCGGTGAGCTGTCCGAGCGGCTCGGGGTGTCCCGTCGTACCGTCCGGCGGGACATCGACCGGCTCCGCGAACTGGGCTATCCGGTGCAGGCGACCAAGGGGTCCGACGGCGGGTACCGGCTGGTGGCGGGGAAAGCGATGCCGCCGCTCGTGCTCGACGACGAGGAGGCGGTGGCGATCGCGGTGGGGCTGCGGGCCGGCGCCGGGCACGCGGTCGAGGGCATCGAGGAGGCCTCCGTACGGGCGCTCGCCAAGCTGGAGCAGGTGCTGCCGTCGCGGCTGCGGCACCGCGTGTCCACGTTGCAGGCGGCGACCACCCCGCTGACCAGCGGGGACGGGGCGAGCATCGCGCCCGAGACGCTGACCGTCATGGCCTCCACGGTGGCCGGCCGGGAGCGGCTGCGGTTCGCGTACCGAGCCAAGGACGGGACGCCGTCGCGACGGCTGACCGAGCCGTACCGGCTCGTCTCCACCGGCCGCCGCTGGTACCTCGTCGCCTACGACCTCGACCGCGAGGACTGGCGTACGTTCCGCGTCGACCGGGTCGCCGAGCCCTTCGCGACCGGGGCGCGCTTCGCTCCGCGCGAGTTGCCGACGGGGAGTGCGGCGGAGTACTTGCGGCAGTCGATGTACCGGCGTCAGGTGACGTACGACTTCGACGTCACCTTCGCCGCGCCCGCCGCGTTCGTCGCCGCGCGACTGCCCCCCTCGCTCGGGACACCCGAGCCGATCGACGACCACAGCTGCCGGCTGCGTTCCTCCGCCGGGGACGCCGTGGAGTGGCTGGCGGTGCGGCTCGCGACGGTCGACTGCGAGTTCACGGTGCGGGAGCCGGCGGAACTTGTGGTGTGTATACGGGAGTTGGGGGCGCGGTTGACTCGGGGGGCGGGCGGGGCAGCGTAG